tcaactaaggtaccaattttgggcgtatcgagggtgctaatccttcctcgtgcgtaaccgactcccgaacccgttttctagaTTTCGTGGACCgaaaccgttgttttaataaaatcaaatcatttattaaaaacaatctttttcgaggtgatccaatcacacctcataaaaaaaagagattggtggcgactcccgtttcatttttcaaaacccaagtcgaccccgttttccatccaaaaaatggtgtcaacaaacTTCATCCCTATATGCTCTtctttttccctaaaattaacaaatacagtataaatattttaattaatttatattttttagacaatattaatacaaatatttgaaaaaattaagattaattgtCTGTATAATCTTATATTTCTtgaatatagattaaaaattaacatttttgtttaaaatttttgttacttgtgtAATTTTGTGCATTTTATGCGTTTgtgtttatattgtattttacatATTACATTTTATGACACCAAAAAGTACTCAATAACTTTTGTTGTTGTGAAAGGAATTATATTTTGctgatgataattttttatattttagcttttataaatcactattaatctaatattaataatataatttgttttataaaaatattttgtatttaggAATTAGATTTAGGCATAATGGATTTTTTGTCctctaacttaaaaaaaatatattttagcccttcatttaatttttatatttttaacccttaaatttatgtttttgtcaaattaccataaaataaatgaaaaagttaatatttgttaactttgctaatGTGCATACACACGTATTACTACGTGTGAAGATCTACACATATAATTGTGCATGATAAGTCTTGAACGTAAATACTTAGAACCCAATACCTACGTtcattaatgataaaattttcaaatttcacaaataattttttaataatttattatattcctATAATATATTTGTCAACCCCTAACCATGTAAAGTTTAAAAACTCTATTGACggtgtataaaatattttccttaaaaataaaaaaatatttgagtttttaaattattcttgtaaaatttttaaaaaaattgtcgATAAGTATTGGATGCAGTGTTTTTCACAAGTATTGGATATAATAGTAAAACATATTACACTCTCATGAAAAGAATACAAGGTTAACTGTTAGAGATTCTATTGTTAGGAAGGATGACAACAAATCTTAAATATGGATGATAAGACAAacattgttaatatatataaataattcaaatttaatttctgaaacattttcttttaaaataaaaattaatcactagagaaaataaattactctaacattttgttttataattatatgtgttatagtatgttttacaattttattctaataaaaataatatttaaataaaacctCTTTATAATGACAGATTCCATAATTCGAATTacttttaaactcattttaaataGCGAATTAAAGGCAGCCATCTCAACAGTGTTGCCGCGTGGATCGATTAAATCTTCTTTCTCTCCTGCAGTATTTACTTTTGTCTACTATTATTCCAGTAACCGAACAGCCCGAAAGAAATAgcgaaggaaaaaaaaaaaccctaatctcTACAGTTCTTCCAATTCCTCACTCAATCTGCGCAAAGCTCTCTTTTTTAACTTCATAATCTCTCCCGCCATTTCTTCTAATCATCAGCGAATCTCAGCCGTTGATCTCTTGATTGCGTATCACTCTGTTTTGCACCTTCTCTTCTCACTGTAATTTCCTTTTGTTCTCTTCTTCTGTATTCAGTTGGGattcttttgaaataaaaagaattcatACCCAAGCAAGTATTGATGattaaagtttgattttattgatGCATTTTGAATGTAACTTTATGGGTTCTTGCTAAGAGCTTTGAGTAATTTAGACCGCAATTTGCTCATTGGTTTGTTAAATttcattcttaaaaaaaaagttaattgtaTATGTATCACTTTTGCTTTTACATGTATTTATGCATCTATATTTATATACGTTCCTGGTATGATATATGCATGTAAGCATGCATGTGGATATagcttttgatattttattttgtaggaTAATTGATTTTGTTAAGTTTCAAGTTATTGGGGAGCGGTTTATAGAAATTGGGATATGtgaaattaatattgaatgtgtgtaaatttatgttaaattgataataGAAGAGCTGGTTTTAATATAACTTCTTGTTTTTTGATGCTATATGTATCCATTTGCTGCTACATGTTCTTATTTCCACTCTTTTTTATTCCCCTCATTAGCTGAATGTCAATGGATAGGAGTGGCCATGGCATACTAACACATGGAAAGAATTCAGAATTTCAAAACGAGCTTCACGAATCAAATCGAGCCGATGTTGACATGGGTGAAGAATGTAAAAGCTCTGAAACCTCCTCTCCTGAAAAGAGTCGAGAAGCTACTGAAAGCGAGAGTGATAGTTGGAGTGGAAGTGCTTCTTTGGTCGAGAAGAGTGCGGTGGAAATTAATGGGGACGAATGCCAGGCACCCCCTGAAATTCCCTTAGTCAACAAGTATGAGATGAATGTTGATAGTGAACAAGAGTCTCAGAGTCTGAATACTGTATCTGTTGACGAGTTAGGTCCCGGAGTTCCGGTAAAAGATGGCAAAGGTTTATTTATGGTTCCAGCAGTTGGAATGGAGTTTGAATCAGAAGAACATGCATACAAGTGTTATAGTAGATATGCTGTAATGGAAGGGTTTAGTATTAGAAAAGATTTCGTGAACAAAAGTCGAGTAACTGGTGCTGTTGTATCCCGAAGATTCACCTGTTACAGACAAGGTTATAGACCTAGCAAGCATAGCATGAATACAAGGAAGCCCCGCAAAGAGACGAGAACTGGTTGCTTGGCTCATATGACTATTGCATGGCAACCTTATGGAAAGTTTCGTGTCactaattttgaaaacaaacacaaccatGAGTTTGTGAACCCGTCAACAGCTCATCTGTTACCATCACAGAAGAGGTTAGCCTTTGCTGAAGCAGTTGAAGCTGACTTAGCGAGTAGTTCAGGAGTGGATGGGGTACCTAAGCTTGGAATGGGGTTCGAATCAGAAGATCATGCATATGAGTTTTACAATTCATATGCAGGAAAAGTTGGTTTCAGTGTTCGAAAAGATTATGTGAATAGGAGTAAGATACATGGTGCTGTGGTGTCAAGGCGGTTTACTTGCTTCAGAGAAGGGTTTCGCCAGAAAGATAAAAGGGATTTGAATATAAAGAGACCTCGAAAAGAAACAAGAATTGGTTGTCTGGCGCAACTAGTCATTTCTCGTCAGTCTGATGGTAGCTACCGTGTCACTAATTTCGAAGAAAAACACAATCACGAGCTTGTTGCAGCATGTCGGATTAGAATGTTACGATCACAAAAGCAGTTGGTTGCAGCCCAAACTGCTGAAGGCAATGCAATTGAGGGTCGTAAGATACAactaaaatcagcatatgaagtATCATGTAACTCGATTGGAGATTGTGTCGACCATGAATATGATCCAGTAGATCAAAGAAGTAAATTGATTTCCAAATGTACTCGAGAAATGAGAGATGGAGAAGCTGAAAAGATACAACAATATTTTCAGAGTAAGAAAGTGAAAAATCCATCCTTTTTCTATGCCATCCAACTTGATGCTGACAATCAAATAGCTAATATTTTCTGGACTGATGCAAAGATGGTAATGGACTACAGTGACTTTGGTGATGTACTTTGCTTCGATACAACCTACAGGATAAGCGAAGATTGTCGTCTATTTTCACCGTTCGTTGGGGTGAACCATCATAAGCAAATGGTGATCTTTGGTGCTGCACTTTTATATGATGAAACTGTTGATTCTTTCAAGTGGCTGTTCCAAAAGTTTTTGGAGGCAATGTCTGGTAAGAAGCCAAAGACAATCCTCACTGATCAAGATGAAATAGTGTCTGAAGCAATTAGTTCCATATTACCGGACATAAACCAACGAGTATGCGTTTGGCATGTGTACCAAAGAGCACTCAAGCAACTGAGTCATATGTTTATAGGTTCTCCGCCTTTCGTGAATGACTTACTCAGTTGCTTTTTTGATCACGAGGAAGAAGAAGACTTCATTGCTTCATGGAACCATATGATGGATCTACATGGTCTTTGGGATAATGAATGGTTGAACAAGATTTTCGAAAACAGGGAGCAATGGGCCATTGCATACAAACGGCACATCTTTTGTGCCGACATAAAATCCGTGCAACTGCGTGGAAGTTTTATACTTAATCTAAAGAAATACTTAAAGTCTGATTCTGATGTGCTTTCATTCCTTAAGCAACTTGGGAAAATGGTGAATGATTGGCACTACAAAGAGTTGGAAGCTAATTATGATATGTCCCAAAACATGCCGAAACTAATGGGGGATGTGATTCTCTTGAAGCATGCAAGAGATGCCTACACACCAaggatattcgaattatttcaGCAAGAATATGAAACATGTCTGAATATTGTTGTTAACCAATGCATTGAGAATGGTTCGCTGCTCGAGTATAAAGTCAGCATATACGGCCAACCTAGAGAGTACACAGTAAGTTATAACTTGTCTAACAACACCGTTTGTTGTAGTTGTATGAAATTCGAGTTTATAGGAGTGTTATGCAGTCATGCATTAAAAGTGCTAGATTATAGTAATATTAGGTTGCTCCCAAGCCAATACATCTTAAAGAGGTGGACAAGAGAGGCTAGAGTTTAGAGCTTGGTTGCTGTATCTGACAAGCAATTAGTAATGTAATGAAAGAGCTGTATTTTGATATGCAAAAGTTTGTGATCTCATTTCATAAGATAAAAGAGTTACGTTTCACATTTCGAGAAaccaaaaatttgaataaaatagcaTGTCAAAACATGTCTTTCTTGGTTGGAGCTTCAAAACCGAAGTATATGCAACGAAAAGGACTACAATGTCAACCAATGATCCCATCTGCCAGTTAGAAAACGAGAGAAACCTAGTATTTTTCTAATCACCAACTACGTCAATGGCATTCACTTCACCATATTTGTCTTGGAACTCTTTATCATGCTCAGGCTTGCTCCACCTTTTATCAGAATATGTATTTTTTGTCTTTAGAAGCAACTTGCGATGCTACAATGATGCGTCTGACTTGCGACCTTGCCGATCACGAGCATTGGTTTTTAAAAACCCTGTATAAGATCTTCTCCTGCTTTTGTTACTTTTCCCTTTTGATGACCCCTTGCTTGTATAACCTGAACACATCGCTAACatgactaaaataaaacccAATCCAGAAAACACCCATAGAAGAATGATCCAGAACCTTAAAGTACCGAATAGCCCATCTCTAACTTTAGGTTTAGATGATTCCTGAGAATGATTTCTGGGCACGGGATTGCTTTCTATATCGTCAGTCTTGGAAAACCTACCGACTTTCCTTGAATTTGCAATATCCTTAGTTGTATCCAATGCTGGATTTGATAAGGCAGTAGGGTCGGGGCAGTTTCTCCTCTTGTGATGCAAACGCAGTGCTTCATTTAGTGTTCTTGCACATTCTATGCTAAGCAGGTCTCGTTGAAGTTCGTTCTCATCGGTTTGTTCAAGGGTTGAAGGATCTGGAGGGTCCGGAAATGTAGCCCAGCATTTGTTGACCATGTCAACCTCTCTCCACTTTGCTTTATCAAAGCTCCAGTTCCCGACTTTAAATTCCAAGCCGTAGTGGAAAACTCTGTACTTGACATCAGGTTCGGGAACATATCCGGGATATATTAATATCTCATTGCTTATGAGATGCCGTAATTTCAACTGCATGATATAAGAGGAACATACAAAAAAATGAACTTCATTTAGTGAGAATACCATTAATAATAAACCCAAACAGCAAATCAATCCCTCAAAAAATGCTACTGCCTTTACCACATAATCTCACAACCAGGAATCTGTAGGACATTAAAGAGTTACAATCTAGTTTCTAAAAAGTAGATGGAAAACATTACCTCTGCTGCACCAAACGAGTAACCGTACATTTCACTGATCCAACCAGATTCATATATATCTCCAGTGATGTTTGTTGCATAATGAGCTTTGTCAGCTCGGACCTCCTCAGTTTTAAGCAACCATAGCAGTGCAAATTCCCGGAGATCATCAATATGCATGATAATGACACCACCAACTTTGTCACAAGCCTCAGGATGGCGAGTATGAAGTTTAGCAAGCTCATTGTCACAACCAATAAGGTATCTATCAAGAACGGCAATAAAATCAGGTCATTAAATAAGAGAAGAGTGAGGGAGATAAGCTGCAGCTTGAGTTATGTAAAAAGAATTTGAATGACATTAATCCTTGTTCTCCTTGACTTACTCATACGGGGTTGAAACTGGTCGGCCACGTGCTGCTTTGAACTCCCATGGTGTAATTGGGCCTCTTAAGATCATGTCGGCATCAAGGATAACTATGTACTCGGCATCAACGTTTACATGGTTGAGCCAATGAACAACAGCAGCTGGTTTATTAATTGCCGGATACCTGAAATGAATCAAGCGACGATAAGAGTTTGCGGTCTGCCTTCTAGTTCACAAAGCTTGGGCATATAAACGTTTTGTTAATCTCTTGCTTTATGTTGCCTAAGAGTTCTTTTATCTGGAGcaaaagtaaataacaataacttgagaattaccAGTCGCCTGTTAGCGGATGGCGGCTCATTGAAGGGACATAATGAGTGGGTGCCAGGTCATGGCCTTTGTATTGCTTTAAGTCCTCATCTGTACAGCTGAGAAGACGTGTTATATTTCCGGGCTGGCTGCTGAGGTGGAAACTGTGCATGAGCCCTACAGTTTGCCAATCAAAATAAGTAGTACATTCTGTTGAAAATAATGTATGGATTTTCGGGTACGGTTTTATAGATTCATCGATTTCCTTCACCTCCTTGGCCACCTCAGTTTGCATCCTAGGAGGAGTAAGAAGCTTCGGTTGAGTTAGTTTCGCAAAAGTTTTGCTTTTCAAAAAGCTTAGATATTTTGACCACTTTGGCTTCGGGCATCCATTTCTGGCATGTTGTAACAGAAGACCCTCATTCATGGTATTAATACACTCAATATTCAAGAACAAGGCACGCCTTTTATTCGGATCAGGTTCCATCAATTTAATCTGCGTAAGGAAAGGATATACTAAGTCAAGTCTTACACGTAATTCGTAATTACGAACAAAACAGATGATATATGCAAGCAGCATTAGTAATAATCATAATGTTCTGGAAAAAAAGGTAATAAGCATGATGTTTAGTTCATGAATGGAACCAATCTCATGTCACaggcttttttctttttcctttctggTAAGAGAAAAATACATCACATGCAAATAAATGAGCATTTTACAAAGGCATTTCTTAGTGCAAGGTTTAGATCTTAACTTACTTCTCTAGGATAAGGAGGCTCGGGAAAGAGTCGCCCACACTCATAAACAATTCCATCTTCATGGTGTTCTAATTTACTGAAAGACCAGTTTCCCACACTAAATGGCAAGCCATAATGTAGAAGAATAGGCTCAACACCCGGTTGTGGAGTATAGCCCGGGTAGATCATCAAGTTGTCATTAATCTTGTGCCTAAGTCCAGcctgaaaagaaaagaacataaCCAGAATTAAAAGATGGACATAAAAATATCGCACACAGAAAGGCTGaagtaaagttttcttttatactctttgtggcagtaaacaaaataacataCTTCTGCTGCCCCAAAAGAATAACCATACATCTCGCTAATCCAGCCTGTCCCATAGATGTCACCGGTTATATTAGTCCCCCAGTGAGCTCTGTCTTCTCGTACTTCTTCCGTCTTTGAAAGCCACAAAGGTGCTAGAACTCGAAGATCATCTATGTGCATGGCTAAGAGCCCACCAACCTTGTCACAAAGTTCTGGGTGCTTTGTATGCATTTTAGCCAAAATATTATCACATCCTATCAAGTACCTGGAGtaccaaaaaaattatgaatatctAAGTGAAAAATTCGAAAATGATCGTAGACAATATGCACAATGCAGAGAAGtataaatttctttctcaatatCAGCCTTAGGGCATATGATAATTGTGAAACCAGAAAAAGTATCCGATGACAGAATGTTGAAGCATTATCACAACTACATGTAAAAATAATCCTAAGTTCATGTAAAAATAATCCTAAGTTTTGGcatcaaaaaaataatgaaagttcCATACCCATAATATGCAGCAACAGGGTGGCCTTTCTCTGCCCCAAGTTCCCAAGGTATAATCGGACCTCGGAGGATCATGTCCGCATCCAAAATCACTACCCAGTCGGTGCTCTGCGCATCTTTACTATGTTTTAGCCAGTGGACAATTCCAGCAGGTTTGTTAATTGCAGGATACCTACATAATCAAAATAAGTGTCATCCATGAAGTTCTTCCAGACTCCTATGATCTCTGTTGTATCAGAACTCCGATAAAAGTGTTAAAAAACGATAACACGATGAAAGCTACAATGAGAGAGTTTAATCAGAAAGGACACAACAGTGGACTCTATGCCTGAAAGAATGGGAAGTAAGCATGAAACAATGCAAGATGTTCATCATTCTTGAACCATTAAACATATGAAAAAGAAGTTTAATGAACATTCTTTCATAAGGTAAAgaaatttggtattttgaattttaatcctTCTACTTTATTTAGGTTGACAACAACAACAATTCACAGACTTGATCAATTCCAAGAGCAATAACTTAATCAGAACAGCATACTTATTTGAATCATGATAGTTTTAGATCaaggaaattgaaattagaaaatgaagaaccAAAGGAACCATTAAAGAACTTCAAACCCAAAAAAGAGCTAAAAGAGAGGGAGAAACTTTACCAATCACCAGTTTTAGGATGTCTACTCATAGAGGGAACTTCTAGAGTTGGAGCCAAATCCATCCCTTTATaattcttcttctcttcctccgtaCAGCTCAGTAACCGGGTCACTGGTCCGGGTTGCTGGGC
The window above is part of the Gossypium raimondii isolate GPD5lz chromosome 9, ASM2569854v1, whole genome shotgun sequence genome. Proteins encoded here:
- the LOC105798398 gene encoding protein FAR1-RELATED SEQUENCE 7 isoform X1, coding for MSMDRSGHGILTHGKNSEFQNELHESNRADVDMGEECKSSETSSPEKSREATESESDSWSGSASLVEKSAVEINGDECQAPPEIPLVNKYEMNVDSEQESQSLNTVSVDELGPGVPVKDGKGLFMVPAVGMEFESEEHAYKCYSRYAVMEGFSIRKDFVNKSRVTGAVVSRRFTCYRQGYRPSKHSMNTRKPRKETRTGCLAHMTIAWQPYGKFRVTNFENKHNHEFVNPSTAHLLPSQKRLAFAEAVEADLASSSGVDGVPKLGMGFESEDHAYEFYNSYAGKVGFSVRKDYVNRSKIHGAVVSRRFTCFREGFRQKDKRDLNIKRPRKETRIGCLAQLVISRQSDGSYRVTNFEEKHNHELVAACRIRMLRSQKQLVAAQTAEGNAIEGRKIQLKSAYEVSCNSIGDCVDHEYDPVDQRSKLISKCTREMRDGEAEKIQQYFQSKKVKNPSFFYAIQLDADNQIANIFWTDAKMVMDYSDFGDVLCFDTTYRISEDCRLFSPFVGVNHHKQMVIFGAALLYDETVDSFKWLFQKFLEAMSGKKPKTILTDQDEIVSEAISSILPDINQRVCVWHVYQRALKQLSHMFIGSPPFVNDLLSCFFDHEEEEDFIASWNHMMDLHGLWDNEWLNKIFENREQWAIAYKRHIFCADIKSVQLRGSFILNLKKYLKSDSDVLSFLKQLGKMVNDWHYKELEANYDMSQNMPKLMGDVILLKHARDAYTPRIFELFQQEYETCLNIVVNQCIENGSLLEYKVSIYGQPREYTVSYNLSNNTVCCSCMKFEFIGVLCSHALKVLDYSNIRLLPSQYILKRWTREARV
- the LOC105798398 gene encoding protein FAR1-RELATED SEQUENCE 7 isoform X2; protein product: MGEECKSSETSSPEKSREATESESDSWSGSASLVEKSAVEINGDECQAPPEIPLVNKYEMNVDSEQESQSLNTVSVDELGPGVPVKDGKGLFMVPAVGMEFESEEHAYKCYSRYAVMEGFSIRKDFVNKSRVTGAVVSRRFTCYRQGYRPSKHSMNTRKPRKETRTGCLAHMTIAWQPYGKFRVTNFENKHNHEFVNPSTAHLLPSQKRLAFAEAVEADLASSSGVDGVPKLGMGFESEDHAYEFYNSYAGKVGFSVRKDYVNRSKIHGAVVSRRFTCFREGFRQKDKRDLNIKRPRKETRIGCLAQLVISRQSDGSYRVTNFEEKHNHELVAACRIRMLRSQKQLVAAQTAEGNAIEGRKIQLKSAYEVSCNSIGDCVDHEYDPVDQRSKLISKCTREMRDGEAEKIQQYFQSKKVKNPSFFYAIQLDADNQIANIFWTDAKMVMDYSDFGDVLCFDTTYRISEDCRLFSPFVGVNHHKQMVIFGAALLYDETVDSFKWLFQKFLEAMSGKKPKTILTDQDEIVSEAISSILPDINQRVCVWHVYQRALKQLSHMFIGSPPFVNDLLSCFFDHEEEEDFIASWNHMMDLHGLWDNEWLNKIFENREQWAIAYKRHIFCADIKSVQLRGSFILNLKKYLKSDSDVLSFLKQLGKMVNDWHYKELEANYDMSQNMPKLMGDVILLKHARDAYTPRIFELFQQEYETCLNIVVNQCIENGSLLEYKVSIYGQPREYTVSYNLSNNTVCCSCMKFEFIGVLCSHALKVLDYSNIRLLPSQYILKRWTREARV
- the LOC105798397 gene encoding peptidyl serine alpha-galactosyltransferase, whose product is MANFLAFLMLVSFWVSFISGQNPGLEAPYRIHTLFSVECQNYFDWQTVGFMHSFKKAQQPGPVTRLLSCTEEEKKNYKGMDLAPTLEVPSMSRHPKTGDWYPAINKPAGIVHWLKHSKDAQSTDWVVILDADMILRGPIIPWELGAEKGHPVAAYYGYLIGCDNILAKMHTKHPELCDKVGGLLAMHIDDLRVLAPLWLSKTEEVREDRAHWGTNITGDIYGTGWISEMYGYSFGAAEAGLRHKINDNLMIYPGYTPQPGVEPILLHYGLPFSVGNWSFSKLEHHEDGIVYECGRLFPEPPYPREIKLMEPDPNKRRALFLNIECINTMNEGLLLQHARNGCPKPKWSKYLSFLKSKTFAKLTQPKLLTPPRMQTEVAKEVKEIDESIKPYPKIHTLFSTECTTYFDWQTVGLMHSFHLSSQPGNITRLLSCTDEDLKQYKGHDLAPTHYVPSMSRHPLTGDWYPAINKPAAVVHWLNHVNVDAEYIVILDADMILRGPITPWEFKAARGRPVSTPYEYLIGCDNELAKLHTRHPEACDKVGGVIIMHIDDLREFALLWLLKTEEVRADKAHYATNITGDIYESGWISEMYGYSFGAAELKLRHLISNEILIYPGYVPEPDVKYRVFHYGLEFKVGNWSFDKAKWREVDMVNKCWATFPDPPDPSTLEQTDENELQRDLLSIECARTLNEALRLHHKRRNCPDPTALSNPALDTTKDIANSRKVGRFSKTDDIESNPVPRNHSQESSKPKVRDGLFGTLRFWIILLWVFSGLGFILVMLAMCSGYTSKGSSKGKSNKSRRRSYTGFLKTNARDRQGRKSDASL